A genomic region of Ptychodera flava strain L36383 unplaced genomic scaffold, AS_Pfla_20210202 Scaffold_48__1_contigs__length_985763_pilon, whole genome shotgun sequence contains the following coding sequences:
- the LOC139128296 gene encoding uncharacterized protein, whose translation MQPQRDEPSQSQGQRLQSYAPQQLQPTVQNGARPGFANRTITGLSFCQLLLGGIAVALGITAIFIECSLFKIACGIWCGVFFLISGVFGLLAALIKANGLIIASMLLSAVSASLFAPVLLLMSVFMIYEDHYWDFRDRLSARLAVDSLLMIAAVAENVIAVISSSFCCRAVFHNQLLSLMNGTFPYGVPNETRNIQQEDPMERTGLINNQWVVSSNLHHEQQRTGHNGSTRGTVCTNAPCAIPYYQEVPGYQQRTGCNCLSQHQQQQLCPSFGQPQHVHQPLSQPQINQQQHAEPNRLQRPDHCTSNLRCCSLHSPRRTNSIKEMTSPT comes from the exons ATGCAACCACAGCGAGATGAACCGAGCCAGTCCCAGGGACAAAGGCTTCAATCGTACGCCCCTCAGCAATTGCAGCCGACTGTACAGAATGGTGCAAGACCAGGCTTTGCTAATCGAACCATCACTGGGCTGAGTTTTTGTCAACTTCTTCTAGGTGGTATTGCCGTGGCTTTAGGAATAACTGCGATATTTATTGAATGTTCTTTATTCAAAATCGCTTGTGGAATATGGTGTGGCGTCTTC TTCTTGATCAGCGGTGTATTTGGACTTTTAGCTGCATTGATAAAGGCTAATGGATTG ATTATAGCGTCAATGCTTCTTTCGGCAGTGTCAGCATCTCTGTTTGCGCCTGTACTTTTGCTCATGAGCGTATTTATGATATACGAGGATCATTACTGGGACTTCCGTGAT AGGCTGAGCGCAAGACTTGCGGTAGACTCTCTCTTGATGATTGCAGCCGTCGCAGAAAACGTCATTGCTGTAATCTCATCATCTTTCTGTTGTAGAGCTGTCTTCCATAACCAACTTCTTAGC TTGATGAATGGTACGTTCCCCTATGGTGTTCCCAATGAGACACGGAACATTCAACAGGAAGATCCCATGGAAAGAACGGGGCTAATTAATAATCAATGGGTCGTGTCGTCTAACTTACATCATGAACAGCAAAGAACAG GTCATAACGGATCAACACGAGGTACGGTCTGTACCAATGCACCTTGCGCCATTCCCTATTACCAGGAGGTCCCAGGATACCAACAAAGGACAGGCTGTAACTGTTTGTCTCAACATCAACAACAGCAATTATGTCCTTCGTTTGGACAACCACAACATGTACACCAACCACTGTCGCAGCCACAAATCAATCAACAGCAGCATGCTGAACCAAACAGATTACAGAGACCGGACCACTGCACCAGCAATCTCAGGTGCTGCTCACTCCACAGTCCCAGGAGAACCAACAGTATCAAGGAAATGACATCACCAACGTAG